A region of the Lepidochelys kempii isolate rLepKem1 chromosome 24, rLepKem1.hap2, whole genome shotgun sequence genome:
cacatcaggatggtttgtccctgtaacctcaatagggattccttgaaatacagccagctctcctggactcctttccccttcatgttattcccccaggggatcctacccatcagttccctgagggagtcgaagtctgctttcctgaagtccagggtccgtatttcttccctgtgtcaggatcctgaactcaaccaactcatgctcactgcctcccagattcccatccacttttgcttcccccactaattcttcccagtttgtgagcagcaggtcaagaaaagctccccccccccagttagcttctctagcacttgcaccaggaaattatcccctacgctttccaaaaacttcctagattgtctatgcaccgctgtattgctctcccagcagatatcaggattaAAGtagcccatgagaaccagggcgtgtgatctagtagcttctgcgagttgccggaagaaagcctcatccacctcatccccctggtccggtggtctatagcagacttccaccactacatcacccttgttgctcacgcttctaaacttaatccagagacactcaggtttttctgcagtttcgtaccggagctctgagcagtcatactgctcccttacatacagtgcaactcccccaccttttctgccctgcctgtccttcctgaacagtttataaccatccatgacagtactccagtcatgtgagttatcccaccaagtctctgttattccaatcacatcataattccttgacatcaccaggacctccagttctccctgcttgtttccaaggctttgtgcatttgtatataggcacttgagataacccgctgatcgcccctctttctcagtatgaggtaggagccctcccctcatagacgttcctgcctgtgcttcctcccaggatcccgctttcccacttacctcagggctttggtctccttcccccagtgaacctagtttaaagccctcctcactaggttagccagcctgcttgcaaagatgatCTTCCCTCtgttcgttaggtggagcccgtctctgcccagcactcctccttcatggaacaccatcccatggtcaaagaatccaaaaccttctctgcgacaccacctgcgtagccattcgttgacttccacgattcgacggtcgcTACCCCGGCTTTTTCCTTCCActgggaggatggacgagaacaccacttgtgcctcaaactcctttatccttcttcccagagccacgtagtccgcagtgatctgctcaaggtcattcttggcagtatcattggtgcccacgtggagaagcaggaaggagtagcgatccgagggcttgatgagtctcggcagtctctccgtcacatcacgaatcttagcccctggcaagcagcagacttctctgttttcccagtcagggcggcagatagatgactcagtccccctgaggagagagtccccgaccaccaccacccgcctccttctcttgggagtggtggtcgtggaagccccaacctcaggacagagcATCTCATgtcttccaaccagcggagtctccttctgctttctccccccagatgtatcatctggtccactctccgcaacgatacctgtggagagaacatgaaaacggttacttacctgtgtctgtgttgctggtacccggacattccgcttacctcttctggaggtcacatgttgccaagcttcttcactggcctcttggctccgctgtgcaacctgctctaaatctttagagctttgtgcccgtagaagcatatcctgacttttgtccagaaaatcctcagattctcgtatgcaacgcagggtcgatatctGTAGCTCCAGATCTTcgatcttctcttccaatatggatactagcttgcactttgtacagacaaagtcgcttctgtcctgtggaagaaagacaaacatggcacatccagggcaggtcacaatagctgaaccccccccttccatatcaccttcctactatgagcttcctcagagaagttggcaagatgtaagcctcactgggctccctccaggtgaactcccaggcaaactcctgctgtgtgctgctctgctgttcctcGCTGCTCTGCTGGTTTGCGGAGCTCTgactatttttaaacagccaggcttccctgaaacaaacaaacagacagccccaatacccgccccctgcaggctaccacccaatcaggcactcgctcaggctttcaaactgccctcccagcaaacacacactctggATACTCACTCAGCAAACATGCACTcggatactcaccaatcccaggcaaactcctgctgtgtgctgctctgctgttccccgctgctcagctggttccccgccgctcagctggttcgcggagcGTGAGTCAGCATGTctcagcgtgtgtgtgtgtgtgtgtgtccggctGGGATCATACATCTCAGCTAATCCATGCTCTGCCAGGGTAGGTGCCTTGGGCACCGCTGGTGCCTCGGTCCCTCCTGGGCTCTGCCTGTGAAATGCTTTGGCCTAGGTCTGTTtactgtgtgtggtgtgtgggtgCTGTTCAATGAGCAGTTCTGCAGCAGGGCACACTGGGTAATTcgggggtcccttctggccttaagctctatgGCTCTATACAACCCACAGTTGGCTCACCACCCAAGATGTGCCTGAAGTGGCCAGAGGTTTCTGCTCCAACGAtcagcaggagaagctgcagTTTAAATGGCaatcattaggcttcagagtgcACACAGCATTGAGAGAGGCTGTtcccagctgcctggctgcaccagGATGACACCGAATCTCTATCACCCTCAGGAGCTTTTGTTTGCAAACATAAAGGTTTCAAAGGTGTTAACAGAAAAATAGAAGCTCTGCCTGGCCTAGCAGCCCCCAGAGACAAGCAGACAGCCTGGCCAACACCAGCGCTGCCAAGGGACTTGGGAGTGAAGGTGTCCTGAGCAGGGCCGGGGGATTGACagatgatttttaaatttttattcctatttatttcctttcctttttcgaacaagcccctcccacctccctaTAGCAGGTGCCTCCAGCACAGCGGGCCAGGGGAACGCCAGCCTGGGCTAGAACCCGCTCTGGGTGCAGCCACAGACCTGCCACTGTGCTAACCCAGGAGCCTGGCTTGCCACATaggcctgggctcccagcagggcaACCCAATAACAGCCTTGAAGCTGCCCAAGAGCCCCTGTGATTGATGCTCCCAGAGGAGCCAGCGAGCACCAGAAACCTGCGCTCAGGCCGGAGAGGTAAAAAGTGCTACAGGAATTCACAGGATAAATAGCAGTAATAATGACAGCGGATGCTCAAGAGCCACTGAGCAATGCTCCTTGCTGggacaggctgcagcagccagcatcgccagcagcagcaaagctgccTCCAGCAGGCATGCAGGGCTGGTTCCCAAGCTCCTGTTCTCTGGGAAGAACCCTCCACTCAGTGTCAAGTGGGGCTTCGCCCTGACCAGATGGCAAGTGGGAAGCCCAGGGTCAGCCGGTGGGGGGCTGCCTGCCTCTGTTTGCAGGATTCCTGAGAGGAATGGGACAGGGTGCCCAGTTAAAACTCTAATCCTGCTAAAAGCCTGGACCCTTCTGGGGCTTTTCTTCATGACCCTGCAGATTAATAAGTCCCTTCAGTGTGGTGTGACTGCCCATCACTCACTGGCCTCAGAACCCAACCTCCCCTGGCCTGCAGGGGACAAATCATCACCAGACCAGAACCGGGAGTTTAATAACAGAATCAACAGGAGCCGAGCTCTCAGGAAAGATGCAATAACTGTCATTCCAGACAATAACTAGCAGAGGATGGCTGTGGAGACCCCAGAGCAGGCCTGTGGGCACTAGGGCAGTACTCAGTGGGGATGCCACAGGGGTGGAGCCATGGGACATGTCCATCCCTCCAAATGGTGAGGCAGATGAAATACATGGGTTAAGGTAACAGTGGTGCTAGCTCTGCATTATGACACACGCACACAGGGGGACACACACCTATTCGCACTCATGCACACAGAGTCACACGCACACAGAGGGACACACACCTATTTGCACTCATGCACACAGAGTCACACGCACACGCGGGGACACACACCTATTCGCACTCATGCACACAGAGTCACACGCACACAAGGGGACACACACCTATTCGCACTCATGCACACAGAGTCACACGCACACAGGGGACACACACCTATTCGCACTCATGCACACAGAGTCACACGCACACAGGGGACACACACCTATTCGCACTCATGCACACAGAGTCACACGCACACAGGGGGACACGCACCTATTCACACTCATGCACACAGAGTCACACGCACACAGGGGGACACGCACCTATTCGCACTCATGCACACAGAGTCACACGCACACGTGGGGACACACACATATTCGCACTCATGCACACAGAGTCACACGCACACGTGGGGACACACACCTATTCACACTCATGCACACAGAGTCACACGCACACGGGGACACACACCTATTCGCACTCATGCACACAGAGTCACACGCACACAGGGGGACACACACCTATTCACACTCATGCACACAGAGTCACACGCACACAGGGGGACACACACCTATTCGCACTCATGCACACAGAGTCACACGCAC
Encoded here:
- the LOC140902463 gene encoding uncharacterized protein; the encoded protein is MYDPSRTHTHTHTLRHADSRSANQLSGGEPAEQRGTAEQHTAGVCLGLDRSDFVCTKCKLVSILEEKIEDLELQISTLRCIRESEDFLDKSQDMLLRAQSSKDLEQVAQRSQEASEEAWQHVTSRRGKRNVRVPATQTQVSNRFHVLSTGIVAESGPDDTSGGRKQKETPLVGRHEMLCPEVGASTTTTPKRRRRVVVVGDSLLRGTESSICRPDWENREVCCLPGAKIRDVTERLPRLIKPSDRYSFLLLHVGTNDTAKNDLEQITADYVALGRRIKEFEAQVVFSSILPVEGKSRGSDRRIVEVNEWLRRWCRREGFGFFDHGMVFHEGGVLGRDGLHLTNRGKIIFASRLANLVRRALN